TGCTGGTGTGATCACGAATCATTAGATTTTCAGCCAGTGACATGCACAGCAAAGGCAGTGCTGTGGATTTAGAGGGTTGCaagaaaagggagaaacatGTGGGGCatgtgagacaaaatatggaTGGTACAACAGATGGTGGTAGGGAACAAAGGGCAATTGCAATCTATATTTCCCGTCTATAAGGCTCTAGAAATAGACCAAACACATCTGCCAACATGTGCCAACAGTGACTTTCTCTGCTAAAGCTCTTTGTATGGAGTGCAACGTGTTGAGTTAATGCTTAATCCAGTGaacaaacaacaaatcaaaATGAGCCTAAACCTGAAGGGGAAAGTGTTGGGAATTATTCGTCAAACACATGAAGCCATTATTCACGCATTAAAATGAAATCTAATTAAAATAATCACTGATCAACCAGGAAACGAGCAGGAAGAGTTTTCAACAGGAAACGTAGGTTGTAGCACTAAATTTATTCCCAGTGTCAACAATGGATTTGGACTAACCAGATGTTAACCTCGAGTCCTGTTTCAATAAAGCCTCTGAGCTGGATGCAAAGAAGGTCTACAGGATTATGATGACAGCAAAATCCCCAAACAGCTGGCAACAAGTTTGCGGATTCCGGGAAACAGCTTGAGGGGAAGAGGAAATATGAGGTGAAAAGGATGTTCTATAAAATATAATAGATACAATGAAAAACAGATGACTGGGATCACACGTCCAACCACACTTTATAGAAAAATGTTATCTAAAGCTTTCTTCTCTGCTAGGACAGTTTTAATATAATTCCCTTTCATATAATATTAAACCAATCTAAATAGGAAAGGAAAATTGATAGATATACCGACATCATTTTAGATTATACGaggtaaacagaaaataaaacgaAAGTAAACTTACTCGGCAAAATACCGACACACAGCAGCCAGCGGAATAAAGTCTGGATTCGCCATTGTTTCATCTTGCTGAAGCAATTTGCCCTCCATCCGAGAACCATTTGAACTGCTCTGTCCCCAAACACGTTTTATTTGCCGAAAATAGTCTTTACAAAAGCACACAGATGGGGGAAGTCAGCAGCGATGTAATCCGGTGCTGAACAAGCCCAACAAGCGCTCGGGAAGGGGAGGGGCAGAACGAATCCAGCTGATGCGACCACGTGTACACCCTGCGTAAACACGGCGAGTTAAAGGTGGTGTTGTGTGTATTATCTTTGATGGGGTTTTGGTGGCGAATTAATGATAATAAGAATCGTCCCCTTGTTTGCTGTGATTCAGCACCTGTGATTCAGAGAGCTACCGGCTActaacaaacaaataataacaCATTTCACGCTCCTTGTCTTCGGGCTAAATCTGgccaatgattaaaaaaaaatgataataatcacATAATGCATAATTTGCATTATGTCGAAATATATATGCTGTAGCAATCACAACACTGTCCTCCTCTGACTTTCTCTTCCGGGTGCTGGTGGTCGCCACCCACTCGTTTTACACGACAAGGATGCTACACCAGCAGGCCCGTCATCATCTCATCGGAGCATTCATCTGAGGTCGtgtaatgcaaaaaaaacaaacaaacaaaacaaacaccccCCAAAATGCGGGAATTTAAAATGACTGGATGATCCGAGCAGTGTTTTAGGCGATCGACGATAGCTGATAGAGAAATACACGTCCACCGCGCTGCCTGATCacttaaatattattgttacaGCGTAGGTATTGTTGGGAGAGACCACTGGCAAACAGTAAACAGGTTGAAGGTAGGATGGATTTAGCCATTAATTTACATGTTCAGTAAATTCACGCGAATGTTTTAAATCTTAAATGTGCCCGAGAGGTTCAAGATAAATATTGACCTTATGGATGTACTTGACATGTTTACTCATCTCCAGTCTATTTTGTTCTTATCTAGCATAGCTACAGATGCTAAGAGTGTTATATCCCGTATGTGATCATCTTTGCCCGATTGTTTCTTTTCCCGCTGTCGCAATTTAAGATGCTACAAAGTTCAGATATTTTGGGGCATGAAAGACCCCTGGTTATTAGGGTGTCATTCGCCACCTGTGTTCTGGCGACTGTGTGCCTACCCCTGCTCGGGCTCATCACTTGTGTCTTCATAtcctctgtttttcattttgaagaTGCCACTGGTACACACTGCCAGGTAATCTGCATGTTTTTTCCTACTTATGCTCATAGTTCTGTGGTAGTAGCTGTAATACCTTATTATGTATTGATTATACATTTTTAACCTAAACAAAATTCttattgtgtgtgtttaggtTCCTAATTACCTGCCATCTATAAGTGCCTCTATCAGCTTAAGTCCTGAGTGCCACATTTGGCGATTCTGCATTGGACTACACTCAGCACCAAGGTTACTGGTGGCTTTTACCTACTTCAAGTTTTACAAGGCTCGCTTTGCTACCAGGTTTCCAGAGAGTTCACTCAGCTGTTTGAACCTGGGCTTTTCTATATCTGAAAACCTTGGACTCTTGTTGCTCACATATGTATCATCCACTGAGACTTACTGTGAGTATTCTGTATTTAGTTTGCATTTTTGTACAGGCCTTGTCTGTACAACTATGGTGTaatactataataataatactgataATACTATTACCTATTCTTGGACATAAAAAACAAGCACTTCTAGTTTTTCTAAGTATAATATGACTGGTGGTTGGTGCATTTATGCAAAGTTTAATAACATATTATCACAAGTTCTTCCCATTTGTTGATCAGATTTCcctttctctttgtgtttttgctccTTAGTTGTGCATAAGGAAGGTTTTGTCTTGTTCATTGTAAGTTCTCTTATCTACATGTTGATAACCTGCCGTTTATGGAAATCTATTAAGAAATATTCCCTAAATCCTGAGGTAAGAAATAGCAAATGAGGCACTAGAACTTAAAAACTGCCATATCATTTGTAGAATTACAGTCAGTTTAAGTATTTGTTTACTTTGTTGTGCCCTCACAGGATGCCAAGTCTCACCACTGGAAAGTGCGTTTCTTACTACTCAATGTAAGCTTCTGTGCTTTTGCCGGATTCTTTTACTGGAAAcacaacatgtactgtgaatcAGGGAGTGAGTATTTAACCCATCCTTATGTTTCTGTGAGGATTATGGCCTGCTTTATTAATATTAATCATCAATCATCATATTTACAGTAATTCAAATATTCCCAATATTCTGACCAAATCATATTTTGTGTGTactctgtttcttcttttatcaggttacacattttttgCCCTGTTTGAGTATCTAGTTGTTTTCTCCAATATGGCCTTCCATCTTACAGCCGTGTGGGACTTTAAGAGCCGGGAGGTCATGCTCATTTCATCTTCAGAGGATAAAGACTTCTGACTAGAAGGTCAAGGACTAGGTACTACATGTACCACCCCTCAACCACCTGATGACAGCAGCCTTGATCCTGCTGAAGAGGAAGAGTGGGATGAAGGCCTTTTCCATATATTTCCATGATGACCACTCACAAATCCTTAGTGAGTGATGATGTCTGACAAATGAACATAAGATATGCACATGTGCTACTGTAGGGTTATTAGGATAACTTTAAGTGCATTTTTTGCCTCAATGTCTCATTCATGGATGCCTTCACCAACCTACATGATGTTATGTAATGTGACATTTTGACTTTTATACACTGCACAGCAAATTTGTGGTCATACTAGAAATGTGCCAAAGTAAAGTGATAGTTCTTCAAGTAAGcttggcttttattttgaaatataaactCAAGGATAGGAAATGGATGCATTCTGAATTCTAAGCCTTAGTGTCCAGCTTCAGAAACACTGCACTCCATCTAGAGTCCTCAAAAAAGATTGGCACCGATACTCACTTTCATTTAATAAAATGCAATATTCAGGTTTCTgttgacaaagcactttattctatggtgttatttatttatgatttattttgttAAGGGCAAGTATATTACATGAACCACATTACATACCACAGTACTTTTAATCTTAGCTAGTTTGCCATGCCCATTCCTAATCAGgcttttaaaacacaaacagagacaTAATAAAGTTCAATAAATCATAACTTTAAATACTTCTGCAATATTGACAGTTGAAATGTTAATTTAACACTTTTCAAATCAGATTTCCTCAATAATATGTGAGGAACTGTGCACACTATTGTGTCCTGATTACCTAACTCTTCGCTGTGCACCAAATCCCCCAATTAAAACCCCAGATTTAAATGAAAGAGTATACTCCAGATTGGCGTGCCATATCAACagctttgaggaaaaaaaaatgatagaatcaaatgaaattaaaatacctaaattaaaaaaatcaatcagtctgtctcaatcaatcagtcaatgaATCAACTGTGTAAAAAATCCAATACTGTGAATAACTTACCTGAGAAAAGTCCTATATTTGTGAAACTTATAATACTCAGGTCTTACTAACACTGTGTTAGGGATAGGTTCACATTTTTGTGATGATGGTTAAATTGGCAGGTTACAGCCCAAAGTTAAGATCAGCCTATAATGTCAATACACAAGCCTATATTATCTGATCTCAATACCAGGAAGGTTCAGCTAAAAAATACCTATGTAACTGGCAAATTTAATTTAGGGTGCACAATTTAAGTTGGTTTAGCCTGACTACCTGTACACAACTTCAGCGCATTTCTTTATGCTAGTTTGAACAGGTGGGTTTTGAGGGTGGACTTAAAAGGTTTGGCCATTATCAGTACCATATCTGTTGATGCCTGCCCTGTTTATGTAGGTTGAAGTCTAAGGCCTTACACTTTCCATGTATGCACAAAGGAATTCCTGCACATGGAAATAAATTTGTCTGGTTAAAgtttaaatgtaattgtttgcgtATTTGTGCAAACTGTGCTGTGCCTAATAAACAGATCACTGTAAAGGTTATTTCATCATTCTAACAGAACTTAAAATATATATGCACTTCAACTTATGATTGACTTAAGACATCATTATATGCTACTGTTCATTCGTATTATACCACCAAGATTGTAAGGTAGTCTCAAAATATTTCCTCTGTATATATCTTGCAATATGATTGAATTTACACTGCTCTGAAGTGTCTTATAATCCACCCATATATCTAAACCAGATGATGCAAATGATCCTCAGGTCACTGGCAAGAAGCTTCATTTTGTGTAGTTTCCAATATTAATCAATATTATTATGTGACGAATGTATGTGAAGCGCATCACTAAAAGTTTATTATTTTGTTCTGCATTACTTTTTAAGATGAAGTAGTCAGTAAATATCTTGTCATAGTCAACATGTCATTAAAGATTTTAACAAAAGCTATATAATACTGAAACCTATGAACCATGATGTGATGACAGTAATTTCCTCCAATAttaattcttttatttgcaCTTGAACTTAAGGATATTCACCATAATATATTGGCATGACTTGGAAAATACCTCAGTGTGCAGGTTTACTCTACAGGAAAGCTACAGGACCCTGTGTTAGCCTAAGCAgtcaacattgcagacatataCTCTACAAAGTCTGTACAAGTGTTTAATAACAGGAATTCTAAAAAAATGAGtaagaaaaataacaacaaatatatatgtttttttaattcaagcACCATTATTCTTTTAAATAGAGTTCTCTATCAAACAGTCAAGGTTTCCCTTTATAGTATAACTCTTAATTGATAACCAGATTAGTAACAGTCAAATAAAATTTTTGGACACTTTTAAAATTTCTCTGCAAAAGCCATAAAACGTCTTTAAATGTAGCAGCATGTTTTGGGGCATTAGATCCCCTTTACTTCAAGGGGTCTACTGCCAAGCTTTGTTGGTGTGCATTCAAGCACAGGAACGTATTGCACTTCTTGGATTTCCACCTCAACGCACCCTTTGGACAGAGGTTACACCATTCGAGCCTTTCACAGTGAAGCAGCAAATGTCCACACTGGTCCTAACACACATCTAGTTGTGTTGTTGCTGTGAATTTCCTGGGATGTAGCCTTCCTTCTGAAACAACACATGTGGTGGAGAGGAGGATTATATTTTACCCAGCTTTAAATGCTGGCATGTTGACTTGCTTCAAATTGTGAGCAACTGCCAAGCAAAACCTTGATTGGTGTCTCATTCAATAGGACACAGACTCCTCTGCAGATGAGCCAGCAGTCTGAGATGCACAGGACGAGGATGTATCTAAACAGGGGAAAGTGCCATCAACTTGACCTTGCTGTTGTCAAGACtgacgacctgtccagggtgtaccccacctctcatCTCATGGTAGCTGGGATGGACTCCATCAGCCATGACAGCTTGTGTAAAATCTGGTTATAGCTTGTTGAattcagctgtgtgtgtaactCTACAAAGAGCAGAGACTGAAAGAATcagagtttttgttttaaatgttgtaTAATATTCTATTATAGTCCAAAAAATAGGTAATAAAGAGACAAATATTAATTAACCGGTTTTTTCTTGCAAAAATACCGGTTTAAGTACCTAAAATATCGGAGAAACACAGATTTGTTTGACATgtacagtgtaaaaaaaatcGATGTCTGAATGTCTCTCTTCAGCTTGGACGCTTGGATCAAGTATAGCCTATACTCCAAACGCTAGGGGGCGTCATTAGCCGATGATGACTATacggaggaggaggggggaacTAGTGCCTTTGCTCTGTAGAGGAAGACAGTTTACGTCTGTCCACATTCTGCGGCTTTTTCGGTTCAGTCTCTCGGTCGGTGGAAGAGCGAGACCTCTCACAGGAGGTGGAGTTCGCCGTGCTTAAGCTACGCGGGACCAGTCGTCTCCTGCGATGTTAACAGAGAGCTGAAACGACAGACCTGCGTGCTCCGATACGTGACAGGTAACTTTATTCTGTGTTGTGGTGTCCCTGTAGTAGCATCCAGCGTAGATGAAAACTACAATCCCTCTTCGGTAGCGCTCGCTTTTGTGGTTAGCTAAACGTCAGCAGTCGCTAATGTGCGCCTGTAGAAAATGCAGCAAGTCGACAGTGAAATAAACACCTCCCTCTGAAAACTATAGAAGCGTCTGTATGAGGCGGGTTAGACTGTTATTTTTCCATTGGAGGCTATTACACCCAATTGTCGAGGTAACGGAGATGtcaagctagctagctagcatgcCAAGCCCTTTTTAGACATCAAACTACGAGACGGACCAGACTTCTGTCACTTTCTCATAATCTTTTTACTTCTCTTCCTGAAGTGATATTTTGGGAATTATAGGAGGAAAAGGTGCCACATACCAACTAAACCAGCATAGTAATGGCTCAAAGGCTGCCTTAGCTACAACCAGGTATTAGTAAGCTAATGACTGTACCATGGCTCGTTCAGGAAGAAGAGTCACACATGAGAAGTGAGCTTTATGTAACAGCATTTCTTGGTGTGCTCTAAGCTGCTTAACGTAGTTCCCTGTCCCTGGGAAAGCGGTCATATGTTGTAATATACCACCACTACACTCCGAATGTGTTATGCAAGAGTTGTCAGAGTGTTTGATGGACTCTTATCTCATTTCCAGCGTACACGAGTCATGGAGCTCCACAGATCCTTGAGCTTGTGGatattgtgtttgtgtctcgTTGGAGAAAGTTGGACTGAAAAGCCAAGTTCACCTACACCGGTGGACAGTCAGCCTGCTGAAAATGGAATGTCAGGTGAGTAATCAATCATGGCAATAATTTGTTATAGTAAACCGTGAAAGTTGTAAATTTTATCCCTCTTGACACACACTATACTGCATGTTTGAGGACTGCAGTCTGTGTCACAACATTGCGATTGTGTGCAGGCACTAAATGTAGCCATGCTGAGAATAGTCTGGCTGGCATTTGCCATTAAGCCCTGTCCTCCTACTTCGATCTAGCCACTGAGTCAAACATTAAGCAgttcatcaaaaaaaaaatttagtgGAAAGAATGACTATTGGGTGAATGTAGGCATTTTATTTCCAGTAAATAATAGATTAGAATAATTATTTTCCAACTACTtgtaacacaaaacacaaaggcgCATCAGCCAATTATAACTTTGTTATTTAGAAGTCCACTAGTTTAATGATTTTTATTAGATTACAAtggattttgattttttttttacctttaaatTGTTTCTATACTTTTTTGAATAGCAAACCAGTACATCTGAATAAATAATTTCTGcgtttttattattgaacagTGCAGTTAAATGAGAAACTGCCCAAATCCTCTACACACATTAGTAGAGATGATGCGCTTCAAATGTATTTTACTCCTAAAAATTTCAGTGTGCCAGATAATTTATTCTTGATGTGACAGTGATTTTTAAAGCTTGACTGGTATTCTAAATTATCATGGGAGACAGTAGATGAAGGATTTATGGGGTGGAAAAGCTATGGGTGTATTCTTCATCTACATGGAAGCTCACAGAATGACGTGAGTAACCtgagctctttttaaaaaaaaaaaaaacgctcaCTGGTATGCAAATATCTTATCTTGTGTCTCTGGAGGTTTGCAAGCcaaatgagaaagagagagaaggccAGGTTTGGCTTCTGAGAGTGTTACAGGTGGTAGACTTTTTACTGGAgtaactgtcttttttttttgtttaacgcAAAGTGTGTTAACGTTGAAGTGAGTAATCACTTTGTGGTATGTGGCTTTGCAGGTTTGCTAAAAGTTAAAAGCATGCATGCTCACAAATTAACTTATAACTACACGGAAGTTCACCCACACCATCCTTCCTATTTCTAGCTTTAGTGTTGTCATGTATACTATAAGGTACACTTtgctagttaaaaaaaaagttttataggcttacagacacaaattcATGGACACAGAAATTCTTTCAGGGACTAATCTGTGACATTTTTACACTCTGTTCTCTGTCCTTAATTGCTAAGCCTGCATGTCAAAACATCCAGTTCTGGGAATTAACAAAACATGGAATGGTATGATGTGTTGATCAGTAGGAGGGGGCATTACACTGTAACCTCCGGCACAATGCAAGCCAAATGCCTGCAGTCTGTTAtagttgagaaaaaaaacaaaaaaacaatggtGGGTGTCATTGATTAATGATGAAGCCGCATGAGCTCATTTATGAAAGGGGAAGTGAGGTTATGTTTGCACACTGCTACACCATATTATGGGAAAGATGGtacaacaaaaagaagaatCCTTGTCTGAGAGCCAAcactgctcagttttcaacctATAATCGATGTTTTTGTCAGTAATCTGTAGTCTGATTAAAAAGTTCCATAAAAATGTTTCTCCAGGAGTATGTTGTTGCTGTAAAAAATCCAAGTTCAGACCCAGAAAGGAAGTCTTAACCACTATTTCTTGTTGGCATGCAGGCAAGGCGTGCTtcctttttaactcttttcttCATCGTTTCCTTTTGTGGTTAAAATTTAGTCAATTGTGTAGCAAAGCTTACTGCTTTAATATATGCTTCCTAATCTTACTTATGTTTTCTAAACTTGTCTTTTGTAATAGTAGTCATTTCCTTTGTTGGTTAAAATAGTGTCTGCGATATACCTGAGATCAGAGCTGCATATAGTTCATACAAGATAGATTTAGAAGATAGATTTGAAATCAATAGAATATGAAGTTTTCAGGAGTGTTGTTCTTGTAAGTTTATCTGAACTGTGCTGCATTCAATCAAGgaatgcacacacactcttaaAACTGCCATTGCTGCACACATGCAAAAATGTGTTCCTCTTATTGGGAGTGGCGTCATTATCTCATATCTAGCAGAGGATCAGTAATCCCTCAGGAAGCAAAGTGACACAGGAAAACAGTGGGCACGCAGGGACATCATAAGAGATGTACATTTTGATTTCTGTATAATTAAAGTCCTACATATGGATATTTTTATTCAATACTAAAGACTGTAGAATAGCAAACCTGAGTTTCTTGACATTAAACAGAATAGTGACAATGACATCTAAAATTGTTGAAAGCTCATAGTTATTTAAGATGATGAAGTTGATTCAGTTCAGTGAATGGTCTGTTTTTGGTCTACACATAGGTGTAGCACATTCAGTCAAGAGTACCTGGCTTTGTAACAGCCCGCAGTAAGCAAAAGGCCTTATATAAACAAGCCTTCCTATGCAGCCAAGGAATGTTGCAGTTCAGTTATCTTTGCAAAAGAGAGTGCTGTGGGGAAGCCAATTCAGCAGGGGACATTGAGaagattttctgtcttttctgcaGGAAAGTGCACACAAGATTAAAAGCTAATAGCCTTTATTGCATCACAGCATTCAAGTTTGGTAGTTTGGAGACTCAGGATTACAAAGGAAGTGCTAAGTGCAAAATAGAACATCTTGGACATCAGAGGTTTTTGTACAAATAATAATGttatataaatgttttttgtttatctgtGCATAGTTACTACACAGTCTACTCTTTATCCAGTTGTgctttttttgcctgttttttgtttttgtttgtttggtatTTTTGGTAATTGTAAAAAGTAAATTATTAATTGTAGAATACGGAAAAATCTGAATATAAGTCAAAGAATTTGTGGACCTTTGTCACTTAACAACTTGTGGATATGACTTCTTTCTCCACCAGATTTTTGtcgcatcgatgagccactatGCAAGGATGAAAATGCCTTTCTCACCTATGAAGCTATCCGTAATATCCATAAGCAGATGGATGATGATGCAAACGGCAATGTAGACGTCGTAGAGACAGATGGCGTAAGTAACAACCTGAAAAGCCCTCTAACTAAGTTATACAAGACTGAAGTGTTGCTAAACTCTAACAATATCAATTCTGCCCTCTGTATTGGAAAAGtgaagaaatattgatacaaaGGGTTATCTTGCGTGTTTTATCTCACTGACACAGTTTCTAACTTGCTCTAAGA
The genomic region above belongs to Oreochromis aureus strain Israel breed Guangdong linkage group 14, ZZ_aureus, whole genome shotgun sequence and contains:
- the LOC116335672 gene encoding post-GPI attachment to proteins factor 2-like; this translates as MLQSSDILGHERPLVIRVSFATCVLATVCLPLLGLITCVFISSVFHFEDATGTHCQVPNYLPSISASISLSPECHIWRFCIGLHSAPRLLVAFTYFKFYKARFATRFPESSLSCLNLGFSISENLGLLLLTYVSSTETYFVHKEGFVLFIVSSLIYMLITCRLWKSIKKYSLNPEDAKSHHWKVRFLLLNVSFCAFAGFFYWKHNMYCESGSYTFFALFEYLVVFSNMAFHLTAVWDFKSREVMLISSSEDKDF